From one Streptomyces mobaraensis genomic stretch:
- a CDS encoding NAD-glutamate dehydrogenase, with product MQTKLDEAKAELLARAARVAENTPAGAQHPTGPNGEGGLDQDTLTAYLQRYYLHTAPEDLTGRDPVDVFGAALSHHRLAENRPQGTANVRVHTPTVEENGWTCSHSVVEVVTDDMPFLVDSVTNELSRQNRGIHVVIHPQMVVRRDLTGRLLEVLGSNCDAHGTGKDAELPHDALVESWIHVEIDRETDRDDLKQIGNDLLRVLSDVREAVEDWEKMREAALRLADGLQDEPAPADLPVTEVDEARELLRWLSADHFTFLGYREYELTKVPADGGDEDALTAVPGTGLGILRSDPAHTADGHHDGPHAPLSRPASASFSRLPADARAKAREHKLLVLTKANSRATVHRPSYLDYVGVKKFDAEGNVVGERRFLGLFSSAAYTESVRRVPVIRRKVAQVLSDAGFTPHSHDGRDLLQILETYPRDELFQTPADQLRSIATNVLYLQERRRLRLFLRRDEYGRYYSALVYLPRDRYTTGVRLRLIDILKEELNGTSVDFTAWNTESVLSRLHFVVRVEPGSTLPELSDADEERIEARLVEAARSWADGFAETLTAEVGEERGAELLRRYAHAFSEGYKADHSPRAAVADLQHLETVIAGDRDFAFSLYEPVGAAPGERRFKIYRTGDPVSLSAVLPVLSRLGVEVVDERPYELRCSDRTAAWIYDFGLRMPEHVEGDDARGRFQDAFAAVWTGRAENDNFNKLVLRAGLDWRQAMVLRAYAKYLRQAGTTFSQSYMEDTLSNNVHTTRLLINLFEARMSPALQRAGRELTDGLLEELDGALDQVASLDEDRILRAFLTVIKATLRTNHFQRDADGKPHDYLSIKLDPQAIPDLPAPRPAFEIWVYSPRVEGVHLRFGKVARGGLRWSDRREDFRTEVLGLVKAQMVKNTVIVPVGAKGGFVGKRLPDPSVDRDAWLAEGIASYKTFISGLLDITDNMVGGEVVPPKDVVRHDEDDTYLVVAADKGTATFSDIANEVAQSYGFWLGDAFASGGSAGYDHKGMGITARGAWESVKRHFQELGHNTQTEDFTVVGVGDMSGDVFGNGMLLSEHIRLVAAFDHRHIFLDPNPDAATSYAERRRLFELPRSSWADYDTSLLSKGGGVHPRTAKSIPLNAHVREALGIEPGITKMTPAELMKAILRAPVDLLWNGGIGTYVKASTESHADVGDKANDAIRVDGGDLRVKVVGEGGNLGLTQLGRIEFALAGGRVNTDAIDNSAGVDTSDHEVNIKILLNALVTDGDMTVKQRNKLLAEMTDEVGELVLRNNYAQNVALANAVAQAPSLLHAHQRIMRRLSRDGHLDRALEFLPTDRQIRERLSAGRGLTQPELAVLLAYIKITTAEELLATGLPDDPYLQRLLYAYFPGALRQSFGEQIDHHALRREIVTTVLVNDTVNTGGSTFLHRLREETGASLEEIVRAQAAAREIFGLGAVWDAVEALDNKVAADVQTRVRLHSRRLVERGTRWLLNNRPQPLQLAETIEYFRDGVATVWGELPKLLRGADLDWWQSIHDELTEAGIPGELAVRVAGFSSVFPALDIVAIAERTGKEPLFVAEVYYDLGDRLHITQLMDKIIELPRSDRWQSMARASIREDLYACHAALTADILSVGNGSSTPEQRFTAWEEKNAPILSRARTTLDEIRGSDSFDLANLSVAMRTMRTLLRTHS from the coding sequence ATGCAGACCAAGCTGGACGAAGCCAAGGCCGAGCTGCTCGCGCGGGCGGCCCGCGTCGCCGAGAACACGCCGGCCGGGGCACAGCACCCGACCGGGCCGAACGGTGAGGGCGGGCTCGACCAGGACACCCTGACCGCGTACCTCCAGCGCTACTACCTGCACACGGCGCCGGAGGACCTGACGGGCCGCGACCCCGTCGACGTCTTCGGCGCCGCGCTGTCGCACCACCGGCTCGCCGAGAACCGGCCGCAGGGCACCGCGAACGTGCGGGTGCACACGCCCACGGTCGAGGAGAACGGCTGGACGTGCAGCCACTCGGTGGTCGAGGTGGTCACCGACGACATGCCGTTCCTGGTCGACTCGGTCACCAACGAGCTCTCCCGGCAGAACCGCGGCATCCACGTCGTCATCCACCCGCAGATGGTCGTCCGTCGCGATCTGACCGGCCGGCTGCTGGAGGTCCTCGGCTCCAACTGCGACGCGCACGGCACCGGCAAGGACGCCGAGCTGCCGCACGACGCGCTCGTCGAGTCCTGGATCCACGTCGAGATCGACCGCGAGACCGACCGCGACGACCTCAAGCAGATCGGCAACGACCTGCTGCGCGTCCTCTCCGACGTCCGGGAGGCCGTCGAGGACTGGGAGAAGATGCGGGAGGCCGCCCTGCGGCTGGCCGACGGGCTGCAGGACGAGCCCGCCCCCGCCGACCTGCCGGTCACCGAGGTCGACGAGGCCCGCGAGCTGCTGCGCTGGCTCTCCGCCGACCACTTCACCTTCCTCGGGTACCGCGAGTACGAGCTGACCAAGGTGCCCGCCGACGGCGGCGACGAGGACGCGCTGACCGCCGTCCCCGGCACCGGCCTCGGCATCCTCCGCTCCGACCCCGCGCACACGGCCGACGGGCACCACGACGGCCCGCACGCGCCGCTGTCCCGGCCCGCGTCGGCGTCGTTCAGCCGGCTGCCCGCCGACGCCCGGGCCAAGGCCCGCGAGCACAAGCTCCTCGTGCTGACCAAGGCCAACAGCCGCGCCACCGTGCACCGCCCCTCGTACCTCGACTACGTGGGCGTCAAGAAGTTCGACGCCGAGGGCAACGTCGTCGGCGAGCGCCGCTTCCTGGGTCTGTTCTCCTCGGCCGCCTACACCGAGTCGGTGCGCCGGGTCCCGGTCATCCGCCGCAAGGTGGCCCAGGTGCTGTCCGACGCCGGGTTCACGCCGCACAGCCACGACGGTCGCGACCTGCTCCAGATCCTGGAGACCTACCCGCGCGACGAGCTGTTCCAGACCCCGGCCGACCAGCTGCGCTCCATCGCCACCAATGTGCTCTACCTCCAGGAGCGCCGCCGGCTGCGGCTGTTCCTGCGCCGCGACGAGTACGGGCGCTACTACTCCGCCCTGGTCTACCTGCCGCGCGACCGCTACACCACCGGCGTCCGGCTGCGCCTGATCGACATCCTCAAGGAAGAGCTCAACGGCACCAGCGTCGACTTCACGGCCTGGAACACCGAGTCCGTCCTGTCCCGGCTGCACTTCGTCGTCCGGGTCGAGCCCGGCTCCACGCTGCCGGAGCTGAGCGACGCCGACGAGGAGCGCATCGAGGCCCGCCTGGTGGAGGCCGCCCGCTCCTGGGCCGACGGCTTCGCCGAGACCCTGACCGCCGAGGTCGGCGAGGAGCGCGGCGCCGAACTGCTGCGCCGCTACGCCCACGCCTTCTCCGAGGGCTACAAGGCCGACCACAGCCCGCGGGCCGCCGTCGCCGACCTCCAGCACCTTGAGACGGTCATCGCGGGCGACCGCGACTTCGCGTTCAGCCTCTACGAGCCGGTCGGCGCGGCCCCCGGCGAGCGCCGCTTCAAGATCTACCGCACCGGTGACCCGGTCTCGCTCTCCGCGGTGCTGCCTGTGCTCAGCCGGCTGGGTGTCGAGGTCGTCGACGAGCGCCCGTACGAGCTGCGCTGCTCGGACCGCACGGCCGCGTGGATCTACGACTTCGGGCTGCGGATGCCCGAGCACGTCGAGGGCGACGACGCCCGCGGCCGCTTCCAGGACGCGTTCGCCGCGGTCTGGACCGGCAGGGCGGAGAACGACAACTTCAACAAGCTCGTGCTGCGCGCCGGTCTCGACTGGCGGCAGGCGATGGTGCTGCGCGCCTACGCCAAGTACCTCCGGCAGGCCGGTACGACGTTCAGCCAGTCGTACATGGAGGACACCCTCAGCAACAACGTCCACACCACGCGCCTGCTGATCAACCTGTTCGAGGCCCGGATGTCCCCGGCGCTCCAGCGGGCGGGCCGGGAGCTGACCGACGGGCTGCTGGAGGAGCTGGACGGTGCCCTCGACCAGGTCGCGAGCCTGGACGAGGACCGCATCCTGCGGGCGTTCCTCACGGTCATCAAGGCGACGCTGCGGACCAATCACTTCCAGCGGGACGCGGACGGCAAGCCGCACGACTACCTGTCGATCAAGCTGGACCCGCAGGCCATCCCGGACCTGCCGGCGCCGCGCCCGGCCTTCGAGATCTGGGTGTACTCGCCGCGCGTCGAGGGTGTGCACCTGCGCTTCGGCAAGGTCGCCCGCGGTGGTCTGCGCTGGTCCGACCGGCGCGAGGACTTCCGTACCGAGGTGCTGGGCCTGGTCAAGGCGCAGATGGTGAAGAACACCGTCATCGTGCCGGTGGGCGCCAAGGGCGGCTTCGTCGGCAAGCGGCTGCCGGACCCGTCGGTGGACCGCGATGCGTGGCTGGCCGAGGGCATCGCCTCGTACAAGACCTTCATCTCCGGTCTCCTCGACATCACCGACAACATGGTCGGCGGCGAGGTCGTGCCGCCGAAGGACGTCGTGCGGCACGACGAGGACGACACCTACCTGGTGGTCGCGGCCGACAAGGGCACCGCGACGTTCTCCGACATCGCCAACGAGGTCGCCCAGTCGTACGGCTTCTGGCTCGGCGACGCCTTCGCCTCCGGCGGTTCGGCGGGTTACGACCACAAGGGCATGGGCATCACCGCCCGCGGTGCGTGGGAGTCGGTGAAGCGCCACTTCCAGGAGCTGGGGCACAACACCCAGACCGAGGACTTCACAGTCGTCGGCGTCGGCGACATGTCCGGCGACGTGTTCGGCAACGGCATGCTGCTGTCGGAGCACATCCGCCTGGTGGCCGCCTTCGACCACCGGCACATCTTCCTGGACCCGAACCCGGACGCCGCCACCTCGTACGCCGAGCGCCGGCGCCTCTTCGAGCTGCCGCGCTCCTCGTGGGCCGACTACGACACCTCGCTGCTGTCCAAGGGCGGCGGCGTGCACCCGCGGACCGCCAAGTCGATCCCGCTCAACGCGCACGTCCGCGAGGCCCTCGGCATCGAGCCGGGCATCACCAAGATGACCCCGGCCGAGCTGATGAAGGCCATCCTGCGGGCCCCGGTCGACCTGCTGTGGAACGGCGGCATCGGCACCTACGTCAAGGCGTCCACCGAGTCCCACGCGGACGTCGGGGACAAGGCGAACGACGCGATCCGCGTCGACGGCGGCGACCTGCGGGTCAAGGTCGTCGGCGAGGGCGGCAACCTGGGCCTGACCCAGCTCGGCCGGATCGAGTTCGCGCTCGCGGGCGGCCGGGTCAACACCGACGCCATCGACAACAGCGCCGGCGTGGACACCTCGGACCACGAGGTGAACATCAAGATTCTGCTCAACGCGCTGGTCACCGACGGCGACATGACCGTCAAGCAGCGCAACAAGCTGCTGGCGGAGATGACCGACGAGGTCGGCGAGCTTGTCCTGCGCAACAACTACGCGCAGAACGTCGCGCTGGCCAACGCGGTGGCCCAGGCCCCCAGCCTGCTCCACGCCCACCAGCGGATCATGCGCCGCCTCAGCCGGGACGGCCACCTGGACCGCGCGCTGGAGTTCCTGCCCACCGACCGGCAGATCCGCGAGCGGCTCTCCGCCGGGCGCGGCCTGACGCAGCCGGAGCTGGCGGTCCTGCTCGCCTACATCAAGATCACGACCGCCGAGGAGCTGCTGGCCACCGGCCTGCCGGACGACCCGTACCTCCAGCGCCTGCTCTACGCCTACTTCCCGGGTGCCCTGCGGCAGTCGTTCGGCGAGCAGATCGACCACCACGCCCTGCGCCGCGAGATCGTGACGACCGTCCTCGTCAACGACACGGTCAACACCGGCGGTTCGACCTTCCTGCACCGGCTGCGGGAGGAGACCGGGGCCTCGCTGGAGGAGATCGTCCGGGCGCAGGCCGCGGCCCGCGAGATCTTCGGCCTGGGCGCGGTGTGGGACGCCGTCGAGGCGCTGGACAACAAGGTCGCGGCGGACGTGCAGACCCGGGTGCGGCTGCACTCGCGGCGGCTGGTCGAGCGCGGCACCCGCTGGCTGCTCAACAACCGCCCGCAGCCGCTCCAGCTGGCCGAGACGATCGAGTACTTCCGCGACGGCGTGGCGACGGTCTGGGGCGAGCTGCCCAAGCTGCTGCGCGGCGCGGACCTCGACTGGTGGCAGTCCATCCACGACGAACTGACGGAGGCCGGGATCCCCGGCGAGCTGGCCGTCCGGGTCGCGGGCTTCTCGTCCGTCTTCCCGGCGCTGGACATCGTCGCCATCGCGGAGCGCACCGGCAAGGAGCCGCTGTTCGTGGCGGAGGTCTACTACGACCTCGGCGACCGGCTGCACATCACCCAGCTCATGGACAAGATCATCGAGCTGCCGCGCTCCGACCGCTGGCAGTCCATGGCCCGCGCCTCCATCCGCGAGGACCTGTACGCGTGCCACGCCGCGCTCACCGCCGACATCCTCTCGGTGGGCAACGGCTCCTCCACGCCGGAGCAGCGCTTCACGGCGTGGGAGGAGAAGAACGCGCCGATCCTGTCCCGTGCGCGGACCACGCTGGACGAGATCCGCGGCTCAGACTCGTTCGACCTGGCCAACCTGTCGGTGGCCATGCGGACGATGCGCACCCTGCTGCGGACGCACAGCTGA
- a CDS encoding GtrA family protein, with product MPLRQTTARGRRLPGAARLLALGHEFAKFGTVGVLGIFVNFGVFNLCRGITRLPVVRCSVVATVVAIAFNYLGLRYFTYRDRDKSHRSREVLLFAVFSALGLVIENGVLYIATYGFGWGSPFQSNLFKFLGIGTATLFRFWAYRAWVFRAMPRHGPRHGRPHAAPTHAAPGHDVPDHDVPAGPAGPDPAAYRPETTAPPP from the coding sequence ATGCCCTTGCGACAGACGACGGCAAGAGGGAGACGCCTGCCCGGTGCGGCGAGGCTGTTGGCGCTCGGACACGAGTTCGCGAAATTCGGCACCGTCGGGGTGCTGGGGATCTTCGTCAACTTCGGCGTCTTCAACCTGTGCCGGGGCATCACCCGGCTCCCCGTCGTGCGGTGCAGCGTGGTCGCCACCGTCGTCGCCATCGCCTTCAACTACCTGGGCCTGCGGTACTTCACCTACCGCGACCGCGACAAGAGCCACCGCAGCAGGGAGGTGCTGCTCTTCGCGGTCTTCAGTGCCCTCGGCCTGGTCATCGAGAACGGCGTCCTCTACATCGCCACCTACGGCTTCGGCTGGGGCTCGCCGTTCCAGAGCAACCTCTTCAAGTTCCTCGGCATCGGCACCGCCACCCTGTTCCGCTTCTGGGCGTACCGGGCCTGGGTCTTCCGGGCCATGCCCCGCCACGGACCGCGGCACGGCCGCCCACATGCCGCGCCCACTCACGCCGCGCCCGGTCACGACGTGCCCGATCACGACGTGCCCGCAGGACCCGCCGGGCCCGACCCGGCCGCGTACCGCCCCGAGACCACCGCACCTCCACCGTAG
- a CDS encoding mannose-1-phosphate guanylyltransferase: MTEAVLLVGGKGTRLQPLTLNTPKPMVPAAGVPFLAHQLARARAAGVDHVVLATSYLAEVFEPYFGDGSAYGLRLTYVTEDQPLGTGGAIRGAADALTTRPGEPVLVFNGDILTGLDIPALLRRHERAQADVTLHLTRVADPRAYGLVPTGPDGRVLAFTEKPRHPDEIITDQINAGCYVFRREVIDAIPAGRPVSVERETFPGLLDGGALLHGVVDASYWLDLGRPASFIQASADLVRGIVRSPAVPGEPGEHLVLPGAHVEPGARLAGGTVVGAGARVGAGAEITGSVVLDGARIEAGARIRASMIGTAARVGPRTVLDGAVIGDHAEIGADNELREGARVWCGTAIPDAAIRFGAA; the protein is encoded by the coding sequence ATGACAGAGGCGGTACTGCTTGTCGGCGGCAAGGGCACTCGGCTCCAGCCGCTCACGCTGAACACACCCAAGCCCATGGTCCCCGCCGCCGGGGTGCCGTTCCTCGCCCACCAGCTCGCCCGGGCGCGGGCGGCCGGCGTCGACCACGTCGTGCTGGCCACCTCGTACCTCGCCGAGGTCTTCGAGCCGTACTTCGGCGACGGCTCCGCCTACGGCCTGCGGCTCACCTACGTCACCGAGGACCAGCCGCTCGGCACGGGCGGGGCGATCCGGGGCGCCGCCGACGCGCTCACCACTCGGCCGGGCGAACCCGTGCTCGTCTTCAACGGCGACATCCTCACCGGCCTCGACATCCCCGCCCTGCTCAGACGTCACGAGCGGGCCCAGGCCGACGTCACCCTGCACCTCACCCGGGTCGCCGACCCCCGGGCGTACGGCCTGGTCCCCACCGGTCCCGACGGCCGGGTGCTCGCCTTCACCGAGAAGCCCCGGCATCCCGACGAGATCATCACCGACCAGATCAACGCCGGCTGCTACGTCTTCCGGCGTGAGGTCATCGACGCCATCCCCGCCGGCCGCCCGGTCTCCGTCGAGCGGGAGACCTTCCCCGGGCTGCTGGACGGCGGCGCGCTGCTGCACGGCGTCGTCGACGCGTCGTACTGGCTGGACCTGGGCCGGCCCGCCTCGTTCATCCAGGCCAGCGCCGACCTGGTGCGCGGCATCGTCCGGTCCCCGGCGGTGCCGGGCGAACCGGGCGAGCACCTGGTGCTGCCCGGCGCCCACGTCGAGCCCGGGGCCCGGCTGGCCGGCGGGACGGTCGTCGGCGCGGGGGCGCGGGTCGGGGCCGGTGCCGAGATCACCGGGTCCGTGGTGCTGGACGGGGCCCGGATCGAGGCGGGGGCGCGGATCCGGGCGTCCATGATCGGCACCGCCGCGCGGGTGGGGCCGCGCACCGTCCTGGACGGTGCCGTCATCGGCGATCACGCTGAAATCGGCGCGGACAACGAGCTCCGTGAAGGGGCCCGGGTCTGGTGCGGCACCGCCATTCCCGACGCCGCCATCCGCTTCGGCGCCGCCTGA
- a CDS encoding polyprenol monophosphomannose synthase, with amino-acid sequence MSVPHTPAVLTPLPAEWARTVTTVVMPTYNEAENLPMMTEALMALPLEGLRLLVVDDDSPDGTGKVADQLAEKYHEPGRPRVSVLHRTTKEGLGRAYAAGMARAVEDGAAYVLQMDADGSHPVGKVAEMLGVALSTGADVVVGSRYVPGGTLSAAWGAHRRLLSRWANAYAGTILGTRLRDITGGFNLWSAAALRSLDLDTIDSAGYSFQVEAKYRALRAGFTVVEVPIHFEDRTAGESKMSLAVQLESVAMPWRLRAKEMRSSGGRAR; translated from the coding sequence ATGAGCGTTCCGCACACCCCCGCCGTCCTGACCCCGCTGCCCGCCGAGTGGGCCCGCACGGTGACCACCGTGGTGATGCCCACCTACAACGAGGCGGAGAACCTCCCGATGATGACGGAGGCGCTGATGGCGCTGCCGCTGGAGGGGCTGCGGCTGCTGGTCGTGGACGACGACAGCCCGGACGGCACCGGAAAGGTCGCCGACCAGCTGGCCGAGAAGTACCACGAGCCCGGCCGTCCCCGCGTCTCCGTGCTGCACCGCACCACCAAGGAGGGCCTCGGACGGGCGTACGCGGCGGGCATGGCGCGGGCCGTCGAGGACGGTGCCGCGTACGTCCTGCAGATGGACGCCGACGGCAGCCACCCGGTCGGCAAGGTCGCCGAGATGCTGGGCGTCGCCCTGTCCACCGGGGCGGACGTCGTCGTCGGCAGCCGGTACGTGCCCGGCGGCACGCTGTCCGCCGCCTGGGGGGCCCACCGCAGACTTCTCTCGCGCTGGGCCAACGCCTACGCCGGCACCATCCTCGGCACCCGGCTGCGCGACATCACCGGCGGCTTCAACCTGTGGAGCGCGGCGGCGCTGCGCTCCCTCGACCTCGACACCATCGACAGCGCGGGCTACAGCTTCCAGGTCGAGGCCAAGTACCGCGCGCTGCGGGCCGGGTTCACGGTGGTGGAGGTGCCGATCCACTTCGAGGACCGGACGGCGGGGGAGTCCAAGATGAGCCTGGCCGTGCAGCTCGAATCGGTCGCGATGCCCTGGCGACTGCGGGCCAAGGAGATGCGTTCGAGCGGTGGGCGGGCCCGCTGA
- a CDS encoding glycosyltransferase 87 family protein translates to MSAPDDGPPSRDGFARWITGRASWPVLAAALLVYVLSAGRMLGVRRAGMDNAVVVRAARALLEGASPYADKRFLYLPGAVFAALPQAPFGNATLSRAVPFATAALVLAGVALALRIFDVRADSRLAAALTAGLGLFLPFQSIVHLGNWTAASAVAFPAALLLALRGRWTAAGVTVGLAVALKPMLVPLLLLFVLARRWRALTWAVALPAAISLAAALAMPRPGLFLTKTLPFLLHGQDDYAAPFDASWTAVLPRLGVPHHLAFVLAACAAAAVLAVARLRWRRGGDEALRLVECGALLMLAAFLVSRPSFLHYALVIVPALVASVVVRGAAARSVWFWMALLPQLAGVSWPELGSARRHAFKDIVMFTGMAAVLAVSAWRSRPRTARTVTVSGAVYSLSSDPGPRDPSEMR, encoded by the coding sequence ATGAGTGCGCCGGACGACGGGCCTCCGTCCCGGGACGGCTTCGCGCGCTGGATCACCGGCCGGGCCTCCTGGCCCGTCCTGGCGGCGGCCCTGCTGGTCTATGTGCTGAGCGCCGGGCGGATGCTGGGCGTCCGCCGGGCGGGCATGGACAACGCAGTCGTCGTCCGGGCCGCCCGTGCCCTGCTGGAGGGCGCCTCGCCGTATGCGGACAAACGGTTCCTCTATCTGCCGGGCGCGGTGTTCGCGGCGCTGCCGCAGGCGCCGTTCGGCAACGCGACGCTGTCCCGCGCGGTGCCGTTCGCCACCGCCGCCCTGGTGCTCGCCGGCGTCGCGCTCGCCCTGCGGATCTTCGACGTCCGGGCGGACAGCCGGCTCGCCGCCGCCCTGACCGCCGGACTGGGCCTCTTCCTCCCCTTCCAGAGCATCGTCCACCTGGGCAACTGGACGGCAGCCTCGGCCGTGGCCTTCCCCGCCGCACTGCTGCTGGCCCTCCGCGGCCGCTGGACCGCGGCCGGCGTCACCGTCGGCCTGGCCGTCGCGCTCAAGCCGATGCTCGTGCCGCTGCTGCTGCTCTTCGTCCTCGCCCGGCGGTGGCGGGCGCTGACCTGGGCGGTGGCCCTGCCCGCGGCGATCTCCCTCGCGGCGGCGCTCGCCATGCCCCGGCCGGGGCTGTTCCTCACCAAGACGCTGCCGTTCCTGCTGCACGGCCAGGACGACTACGCCGCGCCCTTCGACGCCTCGTGGACCGCCGTCCTGCCCCGCCTCGGCGTCCCCCACCACCTGGCGTTCGTCCTCGCCGCCTGCGCCGCCGCGGCGGTGCTCGCGGTCGCCCGGCTGCGCTGGCGGCGCGGCGGCGACGAGGCGCTGCGGCTCGTCGAGTGCGGGGCGCTGCTGATGCTCGCCGCGTTCCTGGTGTCCCGGCCGTCCTTCCTGCACTACGCCCTGGTGATCGTGCCGGCGCTGGTCGCGTCGGTGGTGGTGCGGGGTGCCGCCGCGCGCTCGGTGTGGTTCTGGATGGCCCTGCTGCCGCAGCTCGCCGGGGTGTCCTGGCCCGAGCTGGGGAGCGCGCGGCGGCACGCCTTCAAGGACATCGTGATGTTCACCGGGATGGCGGCGGTGCTCGCGGTCAGCGCCTGGCGGAGCCGTCCGCGGACCGCCCGGACGGTGACTGTCAGTGGTGCCGTCTACTCTCTGAGTAGTGATCCGGGTCCCCGGGATCCTTCCGAGATGAGGTGA